TGACTATGTTTGCCGGCAGCCCCAGGTATACGGGGCGCTGCGTCACGTAGGTGGTTCGGATGCAGCGGTCGATCTCCTGCGGCGCGGTGGCCAGGTCCGTGACCATGGCGGTGGTCTGCGAAATGTTGGCCGACATGCGGTGGAAGACCGCGAAGTCGCCATCGCCGAGTGTGTGGTGtagcagctgctgcttggCCTGCGATGCGAGCGAGGGAACGCCCACAACGTGCAGCACGCCTACGTGCTCAGCGTATGAGCCCACGACACCATTGAGTGCCGATAGTTCGCCGACCCCAAACGTGGTAATTAGACATGCAATGCCCTTGAGCCGTGCGTATCCGTCAGCCGCGTACGCGGCGTTCAGTTCGTTTGTGTTGCCGGCCCAGCGCATGCCCTCGACCTCGTAGATCTCGTCCAGCAGCCTCAGGTTGAAGTCTCCGGGCAAGCCAAAAATAGTGAAACATTCCACTTGTCTTAGCCTCTCGAACAAGTAGCGGCCTAGGGTGATTGATGACatgtgtgtgtgtgcgtgtgtgtgtgtATCGCTGCTAATGTCGATCCAGAAACTGCAGGCATTGTGGCCCGCATTTATACAGAGCCAAGCACTAGTTTTGCCGCTCTTACTGTAGCTGTCAAGCTCCCTCGGACATCCACTTTGTTCTCATGTCATGGGCGTGTGCTGTTTCGTGCTGTCATAACCAGTGAATAACGACGCCGTGATGCCCTCCGCTGTCGCTGATCCGCTACTCGCATTCTGTCCCGTAAACGCAtacaaatttcaaattcagaATATGCGCATAGCGGGTCTTATGCAGGTAGCAAGATCGCAGTGGGGCTTCCGTCCTGTTTCCCACGTGCTAGATCCCTCTTGATCACGGGATGTTGAGTAACTTCCACAATAGCCGCGCAGGTTGTGTTCGCTTGCAGGTCTAACGAGAACTGCATTAGAATCTGTAGATATTAAGGAAGCTGAAAGTATGCAAATCGGTGTGGTCCggcgcttcttctctttttttggACGCAACGCTATGGGCTCGAGCTGAAATTAATGTTTTGCAAGTCTATCTCGAACTTCAACACCATTATAATAACTACAAAATGTAAACACTTCtaatttttcaagttttggtgAATAAAAGGCGAGATGCCCAACCGCCCATCCAAACTCCTGTCTGGGAGATTGCACGCTTGAGGGAAAACTTGTGGCTCCGTCGCCAGTGGAAAGTGGTTCCCACACGTACAAAATAGTTCGTACTCAGTGATCATCTCGAGCTTTTTTAGGTCACATGACAGTGGTCCACGCATATATCTATGTACGGAGGGTACCTCAGATCAACGGCGTAGGTCCCTCTTACGAATGTTGTCCCCGCCCTATTTTGCACCATCCAGTACTTGCCAACACCACGGCTTCCTCGCAGTAATGTCCCTGCCCCagactttcaaaaacaacgaCAAAGGCACCTTTGGCCAGTTCACCGCGACCAGTAGATGGCCCACCATCATTAGCAACGCTATCGACGACCTGCAAGCAGAACTGGATACTCTCGAAGGTGGCTCCCAGCACTTCCACGACGGTCAAAAGATCCAGCAGAGCCTCGTAGAGCTACGTAAAGAGGTGGAGACCGACCAGGCCATCCGCCCCTTCACCGCAGGCGAAATCAAGACTGCGGACGTTCCAGGATCCTTCAACGAGCACATCGCATCGGTCGCGCAAACGTGGCACACGGGCGGCTGGCTGTTCTGCGAAGTGTACCTCTACCGGCGCATCAACGTGCTTTTCCGCTCCTACGCCTCCTGGCGCGAGTTTGACATATTCAACCGTGTGAAGCAGTCCACCTTCCAAAGCTCTATGGTCGGCGTCGTCGAACTCGCCGTTCGCTACCAAAAGCTCCAGTCGCAATTGGAGTCTGCAGACTCAGAAGCCATTGAgctccttttcaaagagtttgtCGAAATCTCGCTGTGGGGGAACGCCACCGATCTGTCTCTACTGACCAACGCGACCTTGGAGGACATCAAGTCCCTACAAGGCGAGCAGGCAAGAAAGGCATCTGAATCCAAGATCCTGATCAACGACACCGCCAAGGCTtggaagcagctgcagtcTTCGGAGCACAAGCGCGTGGACTTTGTCCTGGACAACTCAGGCTTCGAGGTCTACGCCGACCTGATGCTGGCCCTCTTCCTTCTAGACACCGGCATTGTCAAAGAATGCATTTTTCACGCCAAGGACATCCCCTACATGGTCAGCGACTGCATGATCAAGGACTTCGAGTTGCTCCTGCGAGACATGGAGTCGCCTGACTTCTTTGAcctgaagcagctgcagcacgACGAACAGCCCGGCCGCGAATCTCTCGCTTTCCTGGTCAAGACTCTCAGAGACCACATCCAAAGCGGTTGCATTAGCTTCGTGCAGGACTCTTTCTGGACAACAGATCTGGACTATACCCACATCGACCCATCCGAGACCAAATACCATGGAGCTGAGATCCACAAGTCTCTGCTGGACAGCGCGCTCGTTATTTTTAAAGGTGACTTGAATTATAGAAAGCTCACTGGCGACAGAAAGTGGCCCAGGACTACAAAGTGGGAGACCGCTATTGGATCCCTGGCCTCCAACGGCCTCAAAACTTTGAGTTTGAGAACTTGCAAAGCGGATGTAGTCGTTGGACTTCCTTCCGGCGTCGACGAGAAACTGTGTTCCGAGTGGGAATCATCGAACAAGAAGGGAGAACCCGGGTCCTGGTGGAGTTCCAGCGGCAAATACGCCGTGATTTGTTTCTGCGATGGCCAAAACTGAATTTCCTCTTTAAGAAACAGCTATATACATATACGCTTCACATCTATGCACATATGCCTTCTCCCGATCTATTGCTTGGTAGGATTCATGTTTGGCAAGAAAGGCATTGGAAACATGGGAAATGGCATACCAAAGGGTGGCACAGGCATTGCGAGCTTCGGTTTCTTTGCGTCTCTCCCGTCCGCATCTGCATCTTTCCGTTTGACGCTATTCTCACTCAAAAACGCCTCAACttgcttctccttctcttcaTCCACTACCAGCGTGTCCAGAAGCGTCTCCTCAGCACCGCAGCCTGGACACACAAAGTCGTGCTCAACCAGCAAATCTTCCAGCGCTTGTCGCGAGAATGTTTTGTTACAACACTTGCTTGTCTTCACGGGTGCTTTCAACAGCCCGCCAGTAATCGGGCATTTAAGGTCCTCCGATAAATTCGCAAAGTGGTCTTTTGCCCATATTGCGTCGGCGTGGTTCATGACACG
This is a stretch of genomic DNA from Lachancea thermotolerans CBS 6340 chromosome D complete sequence. It encodes these proteins:
- a CDS encoding putative methyltransferase (similar to uniprot|Q04371 Saccharomyces cerevisiae YMR027W High level expression reduced Ty3 Transposition) codes for the protein MLSPPYFAPSSTCQHHGFLAVMSLPQTFKNNDKGTFGQFTATSRWPTIISNAIDDLQAELDTLEGGSQHFHDGQKIQQSLVELRKEVETDQAIRPFTAGEIKTADVPGSFNEHIASVAQTWHTGGWLFCEVYLYRRINVLFRSYASWREFDIFNRVKQSTFQSSMVGVVELAVRYQKLQSQLESADSEAIELLFKEFVEISLWGNATDLSLLTNATLEDIKSLQGEQARKASESKILINDTAKAWKQLQSSEHKRVDFVLDNSGFEVYADLMLALFLLDTGIVKECIFHAKDIPYMVSDCMIKDFELLLRDMESPDFFDLKQLQHDEQPGRESLAFLVKTLRDHIQSGCISFVQDSFWTTDLDYTHIDPSETKYHGAEIHKSLLDSALVIFKGDLNYRKLTGDRKWPRTTKWETAIGSLASNGLKTLSLRTCKADVVVGLPSGVDEKLCSEWESSNKKGEPGSWWSSSGKYAVICFCDGQN